AGGCAATATTGTTTCCCAGAACATCATTGTTGGAATAAATTCCGCACAATACCTTCCGATCATTTATCATTGCAATGTCGCCGCCGTTTTCTACAATTGAATAGAAAGATCCCAGCCGGATGAGATAATCCAGTGACATCTCAGAAATTGTTCCGGCCACACATGCCATAGGTCCCACATCACAAATATCAGATGCTCCAATCATCTTTACTACAATGTCTGCCAAATTATCCTGGGGAATTTTAAGGGGACTCATGGAAATGAGAAAATCATTGTTTCTTAAAATATAGTCTTTCAAATCCCTTCGGATATTGAATATAAATCTTTTCAGGTCATGATTTTCCAAATCTGTGGTAAGGCGGATATGAGTTTCATCCAAATCAATCTTTGTGAAATTCATATTTAATAATTAAACTTTTTATTTATTAAAACAATAGTATTATCATGAAAGCCTTAAACAAAATGCTTTGTTTAGTTGATGGTGAACACTACCTGCCAGTCACACAAGAAGCAATAGATACCTTAAACAATTTAGAACACATTGATATTATAGGTGCTGTTTTTATCGGAGGAACCGAAAAGCTAAGAGACGATTCCGAAGAATCTTACTCTGAAAAATTAGGAGTTCCGGTTCAGTTTGCAAAAGACAAGGACATTCCCTATGACATTATTGTTGAAATGATTAAAAAATACGATGCTGATACAGTATTTGATTTAAGTGACGAACCTATATTGGATTATCCGAAAAGATTCAAGATTGCATGCAAGGTTTTAAATGAAGGAATTACCTATGAAGGACCTGATTTTAAATTCGAACCTACAAGCCAATATGAAATCATGGAAAAACCTTCAATAACAATTTTAGGAACCGGAAAACGTATCGGAAAAACTGCAGTTTCAGGATTCGTATCAAGACTGATTGATAAAAACGGCTATGAACCATGCGTTATTGCGATGGGAAGAGGCGGACCTGAAGAGCCTGAAATCGTGCATGGTGAAAAATTAAAAATCAATGCAGAGTTCCTGCTTGAACAGTCAGAAAAGGGTGTGCATGCAGCAAGTGACCATTGGGAAGATGCACTGATGAGCAGAATTTTAACAATAGGATGCAGACGCTGCGGCGGAGGAATGGCCGGTGAAGTATTTATGACAAATATGAAAAAAGGAGCAAAACTAGCTAATGAAGTAGACTCCAAATTTGCCATATTTGAAGGAAGCGGAGCTGCAATACCTCCAATTAAAACAAATAAGAAAATAGTGCTTGTGGGAGCAAACCAGCCTATTGAAAACCTGACAACTTACTTCGGACCATACAGGATTGGACTTGGCGATCTGATTATCCTTACAATGTGTGAAGAGCCGATGTGTTCAGATGAAAAGATAGCTCAGATTGAAGAGTTTGTAAGTGAAGTCAATCCCGATGCAACAGTCATATCCACAGTGTTCAGGCCTAAGCCGCTTGACAATATTGAAGGTAAAAAGGTACTCTTTGCAACAACCGCACCTGAGGCAGTTAAAGACAAGCTTGTGGAATATCTGGAAAGCAACTATAACTGTAAAGTTATAGGAACAACAGCTCACCTCTCCAACAGACCGCTTTTACGCCAGGACATGGAAAAATACATGGACAAGGCCGACGTCATGTTAACCGAGCTGAAAGCAGCCGCAGTTGATGTTGCAACCAAGGATGCGATAGCACACGGACTGGATGTTGTCTACTGTGACAATATTCCTGTAGCCATAAACGATAACTATCCCAAACTGGACAAGTCAGTTTTAAAAATAGTTGATAGTGCAATTGATGATTTTAACAAATCATCATAACTATCATTTATAGGACTATGAAAAAATAAACAGCCAAAAATTTAAATTATTTCTGCAATTGATGATTAAATCATCAGTTGACCTTTTGATTAAAAAATACGAATAATAATATTCAATATTGACATCATTAGAATAGATTTAAATATATTTTAAAATTTCAAGACCCAAATCGGTGTTTTTATATAATCTACCTTTACGAGCATCCTCATTTAAACAAATAACAATATCTCGCTCTTTTAAATCTTTCAATACATTAGATACATGGTTTGTTCTCAAACCAATATCTTCAGCAATTGCAGATGGGATTTTAATATTCTCACCAATACTTTTAATAATATTGCACCTATACTGTGAAGCCATCACATAACCTACAATATCAAAAATCTCATCATTTTTACTCATAATAGTTAATAACTTCAATCTATTATAAAAAATAAGTATATAATTTATGCAATTTTATACACATTTTATGAATTTAAAATATTTTGTTAAAGCAAAAATTAATAAAAAACCAACATAAATATTATACATAATGACAACAATAGCAATAGGAATAGGTAGAAATTTAAATATTTTAAAAGCTATCGAAATTTTTAAAAAAGACCATGAAATCGAAGTGAAACCGGTTCACAGTGATGATGAATTGGCAAATTCAATACTCGATAAAAATATTGATGCCGTTGTTCGGGGTTCACTTGCCGCATCAGGCGTTATCAAAAAAGTCAAGAATGAATTTCCGGAAATCTCAAGAGCAACATATGTAAACGGAGACGGACATGAATTTTTACTGACTCCAGTCGGAATCGATGAGGGAAATACAATTGAAGAAAAATTGAAAATAGCCAGAAACTGTGGAGAATTTTTAAAAAAACTTGGAAAAGAACCTAAAATTGCCGTTCTTGCAGATGGAAGAAAAGGAGACTACGGCAGAAGCGAAAAGATCTCACAGTCAATTGACGAGAGTGAAAAATTAACCGAGCTAATAAAAAATAATACTGATTTTGAAGTTAAAAACTATTATATTCTAATTGAACAGGCAATAGAAGACAAATGCAATGTCATAATTGCTCCTGACGGAATTATAGGAAATATAATATTCAGGACACTGGTTCTGGTTAATTCCTGGCCGAGCTATGGTGCAGTAACATTTGGAATCGATGGAATATACATTGACACAAGCCGTGACCAAAGTGTCGAAGGATATCTCAGAAGCTTGATTTTTGCAAATAATTTAGCCAAACTTTAAAAACTTTAAGCAATATAATATTAATTATTATAAAAATTTAAGGAATAAAAAAATGGCAGAAAATATACTTTATAGACTATATGAATGGTATATTTCCAGAGGTCTGGTTCCGGAAAAAATGCCAAAGCATGTAGCTATAATTATGGATGGAAACAGAAGATATTCAAAACTCCAGGGAAATATAGATGTTCTTAAAGGCCATGAAATGGGAGTTGACACTTTAGAAAATGTTCTTGACTGGAGTGTTGAACTTGGAATAGAAATTGTTACTGCCTACGCATTTTCAACAGAAAACTTCAACAGACCAGAACATGAAGTTGAAGGATTAATGAAGTTATTCGTAATTAACTTCAAAAGACTAGTGAACCATGAAAAAATACACAAAAACGAAGTAAGAGTAAACGTTGTAGGCAGAACAGAATTACTGCCTGAAAGCGTACGTGAAGCAATTAGAGAAGCCGAAGAGGCAACAAAACATTACACCAAAAGAATATTCAACTTAGCGATTGGTTATGACGGACGTTTGGAAATAGTCGATTCAATTAAAAAAATCATTGAAGATGTGGAAGCAGGAAAAGTTTCAATTGATGACGTTGATGAAGACCTTGTAAGTAAAAACCTCTATACCGCAGGCCTTGCAGATCCTAACCTGATTATCAGAACAAGCGGTGAAGAGCGTTTGAGCGGATTTCTATTATGGCAATCCTCATATTCAGAGCTTTATTTCTGTGAAACATTATGGCCCGAACTAAGGAAAGTTGATTTTATAAGAGCTATAAGATCCTATCAGGCAAGAGACAGAAGATTTGGAGTATAAACAATGATTGATACCCATTGCCACATTGATTTTGAAGATTTTGACAAAGACCGTAAGGAAGTAATAAAAAGAGCGCAGGACAAACTTGACTATGTTGTTGCATCAGGATACAGCATTGACAGTAACCGTGACGTGTTAAACCTTTCCCAGGAATATAAAGGTTTTATATATCCTACTTTTGGTTTTCACCCTGTAAGCTCTCAGAACTGCAGCAATGAAGAGCTTGAAAATGCACACAAATATCTTATTGAAAATTTGGACAATATTGTTGCAATCGGCGAAGTTGGAATGGACTATTATTACGTAACAGACAAGGAGTTGCGGGAAAGACAGCAGGAAATCTTTAGAAGCTTTCTCGACATTGCAAACAAATATGAATTCCCGATTGTAATGCATGTAAGAGACTGTGAGAAAAAAGCGGTTAACATCATCGAAGACTATGATAATATTCCTTATTTTATTTTCCATTGCTATGGAGGCAGTTTAAAGACCGCCAAAAGAATCATGAACAGAAACGATTCATATATGAGCTTTTCTACAATGCTGTGCTATTCAAAACATCATCAGGATTTGATTGAAAAAATAGATCTTGACTATGTTTTAACTGAAACTGACAGTCCATATCTGGCCATGACAAAAGAAGAGCGAAACGAACCTGTTAATGTTGTCAATGCAGTTCATAAAATTGCAGAAATCAAAGGCATTGACGTTAATGTTGTTGATGAGATAACCACCAACAACGCAAGAAAAATTTTTAAAATTTAAAAGTGAAGTGTGAAATTAAGATTAATTAACACATCATTATTTTCTTTTACCGCTTCGATTTCCAGTTCAAAATCTGTCATGTCTTTTTTTACTAAATTTATTAAATGCCAGTCCAAAAGAGAATCATTGAGATAAACTATAAACTGATTTCTATCAATTTTTACGGATTTTCTACAGAAGAGCTTAAAAGCATAGAGATATAACTCCAGCCTGAATATCAAATCCTGCCTGTCGCCCTTTCCGTTGATGAAAAATTCCTTCAAATCTTCCTGCAGGATTTTGCCTTCATCACCAGTATCAGCCTGAAATGTTTCCATTTCTTTTAAATCATTCATCAACTGCTTTTTTTCCTCATCACTATACATCTAAACACCTTTCAATACGAATTTTAATTTAATAAGACCATAATCGTTTGGCATAAATGAAATTTCAAATCTGTCAAAACTATCGTCCAGCTTTCTTAAGACGGAGAATTCCAAATCATCAGGAATTAAATGGAGAATGAATGAATCTTCACTGATTTCAACATCCAAATCCTCCAGAAGAGGAATTTTCAACTCGGAAATGAACATATATTTATATACTATTAACTCGTAGTCGTTAACCTCTTTACCTGTTGAAATTATTTCAGCCAGCTCTTCCTGAAGTTTAAAGGAAACCACGTCAAAAGTTTCTTTGCTAATCCTAATCCCTCACAGGCATCAGTCCACGTTCAGTGAATACCTCTTTAGCTGCCACAACCCCATTGATAGCTTTTGGAAAACCGCAGTAGGCACACATCTGCATGATAATCTCAACGATTTCAGTTGGGCTGTTGCCTACATTCAATGCTGCATTAATGTGGTCTTTAAGCTGAGGAACTGTTCCAAGAACAGTCAATGCAGCCACAGTGCATATTTCTCGAGTTTTTAAATCCACTTCGTCCCTGGTGTAAATTTCAGAATATGGAAATTCAATTACAAATCTGGACAGATCAGGAGCAATGTCTTCAAGCTCACCAAATATCTCTTCAACTGATCTTTGCTGAATATCTTCAATTACTTTTTTACCTTTTTCATATCTTGACATATTATTAACTATATACCTAAACCCATTTAACATTAGCTGTTGTGAAAACATAATGGGGTGAAAATACGGGATTGTACAATTTATTTGTTGAAGATGTTGAATTGAAACTGACCGCCAGTGATTTTCTTAAGTTATAGTTTATCCTATCCCCTATCGAGTCCAGCTCCTTTTTGGAAAAGTCTTTAGAGGAAGTTGCATAAACCTTGAACTGAATCTTTTTCTTGTCATAGTTATGGTCAATTCCTATTTCGGAATATGAAATATTGACTATTTCAACAGAATATGGACTTAATAAATCTTTTGCTGATTTATCATAATCCGAATAAGTCTGTTTCGGGTAAATTCCACTTGATGATGATGCCGCACCATCATTAACGCCGTTTCTTGCTGCAGTCATTGCAATGTTCAGTTCCCGTTCGGAAGCGATGAAAATGGCTGAAAACATTAAAACAAA
The genomic region above belongs to uncultured Methanobrevibacter sp. and contains:
- a CDS encoding UPF0280 family protein, whose translation is MNFTKIDLDETHIRLTTDLENHDLKRFIFNIRRDLKDYILRNNDFLISMSPLKIPQDNLADIVVKMIGASDICDVGPMACVAGTISEMSLDYLIRLGSFYSIVENGGDIAMINDRKVLCGIYSNNDVLGNNIAFEIKKRKKPLGICTSSGKIGHSISFGESDSVTVIGNSPAVCDGLSTKIANSVNGDTSEDKVMNALECADEFRSYFEGALIICDGSVATIGKLPKVIESKEFHLNL
- a CDS encoding transcriptional regulator, encoding MSKNDEIFDIVGYVMASQYRCNIIKSIGENIKIPSAIAEDIGLRTNHVSNVLKDLKERDIVICLNEDARKGRLYKNTDLGLEILKYI
- a CDS encoding TatD family hydrolase; its protein translation is MIDTHCHIDFEDFDKDRKEVIKRAQDKLDYVVASGYSIDSNRDVLNLSQEYKGFIYPTFGFHPVSSQNCSNEELENAHKYLIENLDNIVAIGEVGMDYYYVTDKELRERQQEIFRSFLDIANKYEFPIVMHVRDCEKKAVNIIEDYDNIPYFIFHCYGGSLKTAKRIMNRNDSYMSFSTMLCYSKHHQDLIEKIDLDYVLTETDSPYLAMTKEERNEPVNVVNAVHKIAEIKGIDVNVVDEITTNNARKIFKI
- the mtxX gene encoding methanogenesis marker protein Mmp4/MtxX — its product is MTTIAIGIGRNLNILKAIEIFKKDHEIEVKPVHSDDELANSILDKNIDAVVRGSLAASGVIKKVKNEFPEISRATYVNGDGHEFLLTPVGIDEGNTIEEKLKIARNCGEFLKKLGKEPKIAVLADGRKGDYGRSEKISQSIDESEKLTELIKNNTDFEVKNYYILIEQAIEDKCNVIIAPDGIIGNIIFRTLVLVNSWPSYGAVTFGIDGIYIDTSRDQSVEGYLRSLIFANNLAKL
- a CDS encoding carboxymuconolactone decarboxylase family protein; this translates as MSRYEKGKKVIEDIQQRSVEEIFGELEDIAPDLSRFVIEFPYSEIYTRDEVDLKTREICTVAALTVLGTVPQLKDHINAALNVGNSPTEIVEIIMQMCAYCGFPKAINGVVAAKEVFTERGLMPVRD
- a CDS encoding 2,3-diphosphoglycerate synthetase codes for the protein MKALNKMLCLVDGEHYLPVTQEAIDTLNNLEHIDIIGAVFIGGTEKLRDDSEESYSEKLGVPVQFAKDKDIPYDIIVEMIKKYDADTVFDLSDEPILDYPKRFKIACKVLNEGITYEGPDFKFEPTSQYEIMEKPSITILGTGKRIGKTAVSGFVSRLIDKNGYEPCVIAMGRGGPEEPEIVHGEKLKINAEFLLEQSEKGVHAASDHWEDALMSRILTIGCRRCGGGMAGEVFMTNMKKGAKLANEVDSKFAIFEGSGAAIPPIKTNKKIVLVGANQPIENLTTYFGPYRIGLGDLIILTMCEEPMCSDEKIAQIEEFVSEVNPDATVISTVFRPKPLDNIEGKKVLFATTAPEAVKDKLVEYLESNYNCKVIGTTAHLSNRPLLRQDMEKYMDKADVMLTELKAAAVDVATKDAIAHGLDVVYCDNIPVAINDNYPKLDKSVLKIVDSAIDDFNKSS
- the uppS gene encoding polyprenyl diphosphate synthase — encoded protein: MAENILYRLYEWYISRGLVPEKMPKHVAIIMDGNRRYSKLQGNIDVLKGHEMGVDTLENVLDWSVELGIEIVTAYAFSTENFNRPEHEVEGLMKLFVINFKRLVNHEKIHKNEVRVNVVGRTELLPESVREAIREAEEATKHYTKRIFNLAIGYDGRLEIVDSIKKIIEDVEAGKVSIDDVDEDLVSKNLYTAGLADPNLIIRTSGEERLSGFLLWQSSYSELYFCETLWPELRKVDFIRAIRSYQARDRRFGV